Proteins encoded within one genomic window of Neoarius graeffei isolate fNeoGra1 chromosome 18, fNeoGra1.pri, whole genome shotgun sequence:
- the si:ch211-243a20.3 gene encoding uncharacterized protein si:ch211-243a20.3, with protein MPIPMATRTVMMLAVILMFLASSHAMSNELEDYGTWNYREGAEHVNVANVRSVTRVLDTWGKRIFNEIKTLLHSQPNTLLPDYSRVRPLSESLNDLFREVSHLQRRITDLNNRLATLEPFLRRHGYYKEDKEATEEDPQSLKDTGTSLAKHPRRYRARVARPMNRMARTRRVRVYKDENGKVKVREIER; from the exons ATGCCCATTCCCATGGCAACGAGGACAGTAATGATGCTGGCTGTCATCTTGATGTTTTTGGCTTCGTCACATGCGATGAGCAATGAGCTGGAAGATTATGGCACCTGGAACTATAGAGAAGGAG CGGAGCACGTGAACGTGGCTAatgttcggagtgtgacgagagtgctggacacttggggcaagcgcATCTTTAATGAGATAAAGACGTTGCTGCACTCCCAGCCCAATACTCTCCTGCCTGACTACTCAAG AGTACGTCCTCTCTCTGAGTCCCTCAACGATCTTTTTAGAGAAGTCTCCCACTTACAGAGGCGCATCACAGACCTTAACAATCGCCTAGCAACCTTGGAGCCCTTTCTCCGTCGTCATGGCTACTACAAGGAAGACAAGGAGGCCACTGAAGAAGACCCCCAGAGCCTAAAGGATACAGGCACGAGTCTGGCAAAGCACCCGCGCCGGTACAGGGCCCGAGTGGCCCGACCCATGAACAGGATGGCTCGAACCAGGAGGGTGAGGGTGTACAAGGATGAAAACGGGAAGGTCAAAGTAAGGGAGATAGAAAGATAG